From Haloarcula sp. CBA1127, a single genomic window includes:
- a CDS encoding SIMPL domain-containing protein, which translates to MVSRPLAIAGVLTLLVAGGVGFALADTGTVAPSTNSTVSVNADATVERAPDRATVTVAAVGRGETAEAARNNLSGDADAITSALEDEGATVTSSRFQIRPEYEESREGREQVGYVAIHTVEAETSNVSIAGTLIDAAVDAGADRVEGVRYSLSEETRQDAREEALTTAMDNARTDAEVVAAAEDRSVGDAVTVQTSNHGRPVVYAEAMASDAGGRTNIQPGDVTVDASVSVTYELE; encoded by the coding sequence ATGGTATCACGACCACTCGCAATCGCTGGTGTGCTGACATTGCTCGTCGCCGGTGGTGTCGGGTTCGCACTCGCGGATACTGGAACCGTCGCACCGTCGACGAATTCGACCGTGAGCGTCAACGCCGATGCGACCGTCGAACGCGCGCCCGACCGTGCAACTGTCACTGTCGCTGCCGTGGGTCGCGGTGAGACCGCCGAAGCGGCACGCAACAATCTCAGCGGCGACGCTGACGCCATCACGTCGGCGCTGGAAGACGAGGGGGCGACCGTGACATCCTCGCGGTTCCAGATCCGCCCCGAGTACGAGGAGAGCCGAGAGGGCCGCGAACAGGTTGGCTACGTGGCCATCCACACCGTCGAGGCCGAAACGAGCAACGTTTCGATTGCCGGGACACTCATCGATGCCGCAGTCGACGCCGGCGCGGACCGTGTCGAGGGCGTGCGCTATTCGCTGAGTGAGGAGACAAGGCAGGACGCCCGCGAAGAAGCCCTGACGACCGCCATGGACAACGCCCGGACGGACGCCGAAGTCGTCGCCGCTGCGGAGGATCGATCCGTCGGTGACGCTGTCACGGTCCAGACCAGCAACCACGGCCGCCCCGTCGTGTACGCGGAAGCAATGGCGTCCGATGCCGGCGGACGGACGAACATCCAGCCTGGCGATGTCACCGTCGACGCTTCGGTTAGCGTCACGTACGAACTAGAATAA
- a CDS encoding GTPase, producing MSHPFEGLPTTPTAEELVDKAFSRASRAGGAKDGNEAQQSMLMTASNIASDNMENVVTAWPTIDDLDPFYVELADAVVGESYPADDDPGIDALKQHLSEISWAADKVVEIRQEYESRVARGDIDTARKLRKQAFARIADVVEEVEDDLAAVSTAHNALKDIPDIRPNEPAIVVAGYPNVGKSSFVNRVTRADNEIASYPFTTTQIRVGHFEDQRIRYQLVDTPGLLDRPPEDRNEIESQAVSALEHLADAVLVFIDPSGECGYPLADQLELRNAIEARFDVPVLTIANKSDLSTDVEADHYMSVTEDDNVDGVLQAAIDAVDYELELPFDE from the coding sequence ATGAGCCATCCCTTCGAGGGTCTGCCGACGACGCCCACTGCCGAGGAGCTCGTGGACAAAGCCTTCTCGCGGGCGTCACGCGCCGGCGGGGCCAAGGACGGGAACGAAGCCCAGCAGTCGATGCTGATGACGGCGTCGAACATCGCCTCCGACAACATGGAGAACGTGGTGACCGCGTGGCCGACGATTGATGATCTCGACCCCTTCTACGTCGAACTCGCCGACGCTGTCGTCGGCGAGTCCTACCCCGCGGACGACGACCCCGGTATCGACGCGCTGAAACAGCACCTTTCGGAGATCTCGTGGGCCGCCGACAAGGTCGTCGAGATCCGCCAGGAGTACGAGAGCCGCGTCGCCCGCGGCGACATCGACACCGCCCGGAAACTCCGCAAGCAGGCCTTCGCCCGTATCGCCGACGTCGTCGAGGAAGTCGAAGACGACCTCGCCGCCGTCTCGACCGCGCACAACGCCCTCAAAGACATCCCCGACATCCGCCCGAACGAGCCAGCCATCGTCGTCGCCGGCTACCCCAACGTGGGTAAGTCGTCGTTCGTCAACCGCGTCACGCGGGCCGACAACGAGATCGCCTCGTATCCGTTCACGACGACGCAGATCCGCGTCGGTCACTTCGAGGACCAGCGTATCCGCTACCAGCTCGTCGACACACCCGGCCTGCTCGACCGGCCACCGGAGGACCGCAACGAGATCGAGTCACAGGCCGTGAGCGCGCTTGAACACCTCGCAGACGCAGTCCTTGTGTTCATCGACCCCAGTGGCGAATGTGGCTATCCGCTCGCGGACCAGCTGGAACTGCGAAACGCCATCGAAGCGCGTTTCGACGTGCCCGTGCTGACCATCGCGAACAAGAGCGACCTCTCGACGGACGTCGAGGCCGACCACTACATGAGCGTCACCGAAGACGACAACGTCGACGGCGTGTTGCAGGCCGCTATCGACGCGGTGGACTACGAACTCGAACTGCCGTTTGACGAGTAG
- a CDS encoding cohesin domain-containing protein yields the protein MRASRTLVIAVALTVVVGTLPVAVATLAPGAASAISLDDTVSEASDNTIAVAPGETVTVQVWANATAVRGYQTNVTFDPTIAEIDTVAGSGDFDDPVTNVNNEAGWVAFNQIRSGETNDPVLAEITLTVSDNATGTTQLVFVDADTKLSDSDGATVTPEAFNSIELRVDNGSATPTPSGTDTATATGTATDTDDGAGNDTDGSDGGSNDSDGSDDGDSDSNDSNNDDDNSGGGGGGGGAISPSEPSFSVINASLNRTLVAPGEPVTVSGTIENGGDEDGTFEARVYDNGTVTGTNASLEIPEGEQRRVNLTVRFNSSGVHTVKLNTTSVGNVTVRAANSTTDGTTNATGNKTTTGTATVTVPSTPDSTASATVTDTKTATTSQAAGQTTATEAETGRTTPSPDTQTPTTDGSGPGFSLAAVVVSLSLLLGWLGYRREGEQ from the coding sequence ATGAGAGCCAGCCGAACGCTTGTTATCGCCGTTGCTCTGACGGTCGTAGTCGGAACGCTCCCGGTGGCGGTCGCCACACTGGCACCGGGGGCTGCAAGCGCGATTTCGCTCGATGACACAGTCTCGGAAGCGTCCGACAACACGATCGCCGTTGCGCCCGGTGAAACAGTCACCGTGCAGGTCTGGGCCAACGCAACGGCGGTGCGTGGCTACCAGACCAACGTCACGTTCGACCCAACCATCGCGGAGATAGACACCGTTGCCGGCAGCGGCGACTTCGACGACCCCGTCACGAATGTGAACAACGAGGCCGGCTGGGTCGCGTTCAATCAGATTCGGTCCGGAGAGACGAACGACCCTGTTCTCGCCGAAATCACACTCACAGTTTCAGACAACGCCACTGGGACCACACAGCTCGTCTTCGTCGACGCGGACACGAAGCTGTCGGACAGCGACGGCGCGACCGTCACACCTGAAGCCTTCAACAGTATTGAGCTACGTGTCGACAATGGTTCGGCAACCCCGACACCGTCGGGAACGGACACGGCAACGGCCACGGGAACAGCGACCGATACTGACGACGGAGCTGGAAACGATACCGACGGTTCTGACGGCGGTAGCAACGATAGCGACGGGAGTGACGATGGCGATAGCGACAGCAACGATAGCAATAATGACGATGACAACAGCGGTGGCGGTGGGGGCGGAGGCGGTGCTATCTCCCCATCTGAACCATCGTTCTCGGTCATAAACGCGTCGCTCAACAGAACGTTGGTTGCGCCTGGAGAGCCGGTCACGGTGTCCGGAACTATCGAGAATGGCGGTGACGAGGACGGAACGTTCGAAGCGCGTGTCTACGATAACGGAACAGTGACGGGGACGAATGCGAGCCTCGAAATCCCGGAGGGAGAACAGCGCCGGGTGAACCTCACAGTCCGGTTCAACTCATCCGGCGTCCACACCGTGAAGCTCAACACAACCAGTGTGGGCAACGTGACTGTTCGGGCGGCAAACAGTACGACGGACGGGACGACGAACGCAACCGGAAACAAGACGACGACTGGGACAGCAACCGTGACCGTACCATCCACGCCGGATTCGACGGCGTCGGCCACTGTAACCGACACCAAGACGGCCACCACATCACAGGCTGCTGGACAGACGACAGCCACGGAGGCTGAGACCGGCAGGACAACACCCAGCCCAGATACGCAGACGCCAACAACGGACGGCTCCGGCCCCGGCTTCAGTCTCGCCGCCGTTGTCGTCTCGCTGTCGCTGTTGCTTGGCTGGCTCGGCTATCGACGGGAAGGAGAGCAGTGA
- a CDS encoding TIGR00341 family protein: MRLVQILIPTGKRDAVLGVLAEEGIDYVLTDETSGREFTAVVTFPVPTNALEPVLEELRDVGINDDGYTVVVDANTVISSQFDELEEKYAEEEDEDRIAREELTSKAKDLAPSLSNYALMTVISAIIATAGLLLDSPAVVVGSMVIAPLIGPAMTANVGTVVDDNEMFARGVKLQAVGLGLAVASATAFALLVRYANVIPPLADVTAVGQIRERVAPDFLSLIVALGAGAAGVVSLTSGVSTALVGVMIAVALIPPAATVGIGIAWGQPLVSLGSAVLLLVNVLSINLAVLVGLWYQGYRPEHWFQESNARSATVKRIGVLAVSILVLSAFLGGVTLDSYQRATTESDIREGIEESVDPPASVLSVEVESTNTAIFQRPRRVVVTVGLPPDAEQPLLADQIDIAADDAAGRDVATEVHYVTVERNG, encoded by the coding sequence GTGCGGCTGGTACAGATACTGATTCCGACCGGAAAGCGCGACGCCGTCCTGGGCGTGTTGGCCGAGGAGGGCATCGACTACGTGCTTACCGACGAGACGAGCGGGCGGGAGTTCACCGCTGTTGTCACCTTTCCAGTCCCGACAAACGCGCTCGAACCAGTCCTCGAAGAGTTGCGGGATGTCGGCATCAACGACGACGGCTACACGGTCGTCGTGGACGCGAACACCGTCATCTCCAGCCAGTTCGACGAGCTAGAAGAGAAGTACGCCGAGGAGGAAGACGAAGACCGCATCGCCCGGGAAGAACTCACATCGAAAGCGAAGGACCTCGCCCCCTCGCTGTCGAACTACGCGCTGATGACCGTCATCAGCGCGATTATCGCGACTGCGGGGCTTCTGCTCGACTCCCCCGCTGTCGTCGTCGGCTCGATGGTCATCGCACCGCTCATCGGCCCGGCGATGACCGCCAACGTCGGCACCGTCGTCGACGACAACGAGATGTTCGCCCGTGGCGTCAAACTTCAGGCTGTCGGGCTCGGACTTGCCGTCGCAAGTGCGACTGCATTTGCCCTGCTCGTCCGGTACGCTAACGTCATTCCGCCGCTCGCCGACGTGACCGCGGTTGGCCAGATACGCGAGCGGGTCGCCCCTGACTTCCTCTCGCTGATCGTCGCGCTTGGCGCTGGCGCGGCCGGCGTTGTCAGCCTCACCAGCGGCGTCTCGACGGCGCTCGTTGGCGTCATGATCGCCGTCGCGCTCATCCCGCCGGCGGCCACGGTCGGCATCGGCATCGCCTGGGGCCAGCCGCTCGTCAGTCTCGGGTCTGCCGTGCTTTTGCTGGTGAACGTTCTCTCGATCAACCTCGCGGTGCTCGTCGGGCTCTGGTATCAGGGCTACCGCCCGGAACACTGGTTTCAGGAGAGCAACGCACGGTCGGCGACTGTCAAACGCATCGGCGTCCTCGCCGTCTCGATACTCGTCCTGTCGGCGTTTCTGGGCGGCGTGACGCTGGACTCCTACCAGCGAGCGACGACGGAGTCGGACATCCGCGAGGGCATTGAGGAGAGCGTCGACCCGCCGGCGAGTGTCCTGTCGGTCGAAGTTGAGTCGACGAACACTGCCATTTTCCAGCGGCCGCGCCGCGTCGTTGTCACCGTCGGTCTGCCGCCGGATGCGGAGCAACCATTACTTGCTGACCAGATCGATATCGCGGCTGACGACGCGGCCGGCCGAGACGTTGCGACGGAAGTTCACTATGTCACTGTTGAACGGAACGGCTGA
- the tuf gene encoding translation elongation factor EF-1 subunit alpha, with translation MSDEQHQNLAIIGHVDHGKSTLVGRLLYETGSVPEHVIEQHKEEAEEKGKGGFEFAYVMDNLAEERERGVTIDIAHQEFSTDAYDFTIVDCPGHRDFVKNMITGASQADNAVLVVAADDGVQPQTQEHVFLARTLGIGELVVGVNKMDLVDYGESEYKQVVEEVKDLLTQVRFDPDNAKFIPLSAFEGDNVAEESENTDWYDGEILLEALNNLPAPEPPTDAPLRLPIQDVYTISGIGTVPVGRVETGILNTGDNVSFQPSDVSGEVKTVEMHHEEVPKAEPGDNVGFNVRGVGKDDIRRGDVCGPADDPPSVAETFQAQIVVMQHPSVITEGYTPVFHAHTAQVACTVESIDKKIDPSSGEVAEENPDFIQNGDAAVVTVRPQKPLSIEPSSEIPELGSFAIRDMGQTIAAGKVLSVNER, from the coding sequence ATGAGCGACGAACAACACCAGAACCTGGCCATTATCGGCCACGTCGACCACGGGAAGAGCACGCTCGTCGGCCGACTCCTGTACGAGACAGGATCGGTACCGGAGCACGTCATCGAACAGCACAAGGAAGAAGCCGAGGAGAAGGGCAAGGGCGGCTTCGAGTTCGCCTACGTCATGGACAACCTCGCCGAAGAGCGTGAGCGTGGTGTCACCATTGACATCGCCCACCAGGAATTCAGCACTGACGCCTACGATTTCACCATCGTGGACTGTCCTGGTCACCGCGACTTCGTGAAGAACATGATTACCGGCGCGTCCCAGGCAGACAACGCCGTCCTGGTCGTCGCCGCCGACGACGGTGTCCAGCCGCAGACCCAGGAGCACGTGTTCCTGGCCCGCACCCTGGGCATCGGCGAGCTCGTCGTCGGTGTCAACAAGATGGACCTCGTCGACTACGGCGAGTCCGAGTACAAGCAGGTCGTCGAAGAGGTCAAGGATCTCCTCACTCAGGTCCGCTTCGACCCTGACAACGCCAAGTTCATTCCGCTCTCGGCGTTCGAAGGCGACAATGTCGCCGAGGAATCCGAGAACACGGACTGGTACGACGGCGAAATCCTGCTGGAAGCACTCAACAACCTGCCGGCCCCGGAGCCGCCGACGGACGCGCCGCTCCGACTGCCGATTCAGGACGTCTACACCATTTCCGGTATCGGTACGGTCCCGGTTGGCCGTGTCGAGACGGGTATCCTGAACACCGGCGACAACGTCAGCTTCCAGCCGTCTGACGTCTCCGGTGAAGTGAAGACCGTCGAGATGCACCACGAGGAAGTCCCGAAGGCCGAGCCCGGTGACAACGTCGGGTTCAACGTCCGCGGCGTCGGCAAGGACGACATCCGACGCGGTGACGTCTGTGGTCCGGCCGACGACCCGCCATCGGTCGCCGAGACCTTCCAGGCCCAGATTGTCGTGATGCAGCACCCGTCCGTCATCACCGAGGGTTACACGCCGGTCTTCCACGCTCACACGGCACAGGTCGCCTGTACCGTTGAGTCCATCGACAAGAAGATCGACCCGTCCTCCGGCGAGGTCGCCGAGGAGAACCCCGACTTCATCCAGAACGGGGACGCTGCCGTCGTGACGGTCCGCCCACAGAAGCCACTCAGCATCGAGCCGTCCTCCGAGATTCCGGAGCTCGGCTCGTTCGCTATCCGCGACATGGGTCAGACCATCGCCGCCGGCAAAGTCCTCAGCGTCAACGAGCGATAA
- a CDS encoding response regulator: MGHVASGVTVLCVDDEPSYADLIATHLERNDGAIDATGVTSATDGLSYLDEHDVDCIVSDYDMPGTDGLEFLEAVRARDPDIPFLLFTSQGSESLASEAVSAGVTDYIQKSHGTQQYAVLGKRVRNAVERVRAKATADAAQTRTKRILDATSDAVLVSVADTVVYANPAAVDLFSAADSDELRDQALTELVEPTADGGVETVERVVEDDQTAGQARRMIRTLAGNSVQASITACDVTWDGDDGTVSVISDRSDTDEREQRLEALHEATRQLMAAEVHNEVAGIGVNAAAEIIGLDANAVHLLNDDGQLEPVAATASARELVGDIPTFEQGDSIAWRVYEQGEPTAVPDVRLEEDVQNPETPIRSELYLPLGEHGLLIAASATVDAFNEADIVAGRVLAANMEAALAAVERDRQLRDREQELSTQNDRLERFATVVSHDLRNPLNVAIGRLSALKEECDDDNIAAIEQALERMQALIDDLLLLARTGDSITEMETVALGTAVEDCWDVVDTGDAALVVDTDRKIQADATRLKQLLENLIRNAIEHSATDEQMQSGGASDYDGPGVTITMSAIPGGFAVSDDGTGIPEADRETVFESGYSTTTDGTGFGLSIISQIAAAHGWTVTLTESDTGGACFEFTGVDVVSEE, from the coding sequence ATGGGCCATGTGGCGTCGGGCGTTACAGTCCTCTGTGTCGATGACGAACCATCGTACGCCGACCTCATTGCGACACATCTCGAACGCAACGACGGGGCGATCGACGCCACCGGGGTCACGAGCGCTACGGACGGGCTGTCGTATCTGGACGAGCACGACGTGGACTGCATCGTCAGCGACTACGATATGCCCGGTACCGACGGGCTGGAGTTTCTAGAAGCGGTCCGCGCCAGAGACCCGGACATACCGTTTCTGCTGTTTACAAGTCAGGGGAGCGAGTCGCTCGCGAGCGAGGCAGTCTCGGCTGGAGTCACCGACTACATTCAAAAATCACACGGGACCCAGCAGTACGCCGTGCTCGGGAAGCGGGTCCGAAACGCGGTCGAGCGAGTCAGAGCGAAAGCAACAGCCGACGCCGCACAGACACGGACGAAACGGATTCTCGACGCGACAAGCGATGCGGTCCTCGTCAGCGTCGCCGACACCGTCGTGTACGCGAACCCGGCAGCAGTTGATCTGTTCAGTGCCGCCGACAGCGACGAACTCCGCGACCAAGCGCTGACTGAACTCGTCGAGCCAACGGCGGACGGCGGAGTCGAGACCGTCGAACGCGTCGTTGAGGACGACCAAACGGCTGGCCAGGCCAGACGGATGATACGGACGCTGGCCGGCAACAGCGTCCAAGCCAGCATCACAGCGTGTGACGTGACCTGGGACGGCGACGACGGCACAGTGTCCGTCATCAGCGACCGAAGCGATACCGACGAGCGCGAGCAGCGACTCGAAGCGCTACACGAGGCCACCCGGCAGTTGATGGCCGCCGAAGTCCACAACGAAGTCGCCGGTATCGGTGTCAACGCGGCCGCGGAGATTATCGGGCTCGACGCGAATGCCGTCCACCTCCTCAACGACGACGGGCAGTTAGAGCCCGTCGCCGCGACCGCGTCGGCTCGGGAGTTGGTCGGTGATATCCCGACGTTCGAGCAGGGCGACAGCATTGCCTGGCGGGTGTACGAACAGGGCGAGCCGACCGCAGTTCCGGACGTGCGGCTAGAAGAGGACGTGCAGAACCCCGAGACGCCGATACGCAGCGAGCTATATCTGCCACTGGGGGAACACGGCCTTCTCATCGCCGCATCGGCGACTGTCGACGCTTTCAACGAAGCAGATATCGTCGCTGGACGGGTCCTCGCGGCAAATATGGAGGCGGCCCTCGCTGCCGTCGAGCGCGACAGACAACTCCGTGACCGTGAGCAGGAACTGTCGACGCAAAACGACCGCCTGGAACGGTTCGCCACAGTCGTCAGTCACGACCTTCGTAACCCACTGAACGTCGCTATTGGTCGGCTGAGTGCATTGAAAGAGGAGTGTGACGACGACAACATCGCTGCGATAGAGCAGGCACTCGAGCGGATGCAGGCGTTGATAGACGACCTGCTGTTGCTGGCCCGGACCGGCGACAGCATCACCGAGATGGAAACGGTGGCACTGGGAACGGCAGTCGAGGACTGCTGGGATGTGGTCGACACCGGCGACGCGGCGCTGGTGGTCGACACCGACCGCAAGATACAGGCAGACGCAACGCGGCTCAAGCAGTTGCTTGAAAACCTGATCCGAAACGCCATCGAGCACAGCGCCACGGACGAGCAGATGCAGTCTGGCGGTGCCAGCGACTACGACGGTCCGGGCGTGACAATAACGATGAGTGCGATTCCGGGCGGGTTCGCCGTCTCGGATGACGGCACAGGCATCCCCGAAGCCGACCGGGAGACGGTGTTCGAGAGCGGCTACTCGACGACGACTGACGGCACCGGATTCGGGCTCTCGATTATCTCACAGATCGCCGCTGCGCATGGCTGGACAGTCACCCTCACTGAAAGTGACACTGGCGGCGCATGCTTCGAGTTTACTGGCGTCGACGTGGTGTCGGAAGAATAG
- a CDS encoding ASCH domain-containing protein, whose product MAQIDAGEILPNDHVQQMAADGRVTQMHRGHQYADEGDTFEIDGTEFEVTDVTHRTLGDMTDEDAQREGSEDLAAYKNRMKKVHGSFEWDDDSEVVRHRFAPVDE is encoded by the coding sequence ATGGCACAGATTGACGCCGGCGAGATTCTGCCGAACGATCACGTCCAGCAGATGGCCGCCGACGGGCGGGTCACTCAGATGCACCGCGGCCACCAGTACGCCGACGAGGGCGACACGTTCGAGATCGACGGCACCGAGTTCGAGGTGACAGACGTAACACACCGGACGCTGGGCGACATGACTGACGAGGACGCACAGCGAGAGGGGTCAGAGGACCTCGCTGCGTACAAGAACCGGATGAAGAAAGTCCACGGCAGCTTCGAGTGGGACGACGACAGCGAGGTCGTCCGCCATCGGTTCGCACCTGTCGACGAGTAG
- the rpsJ gene encoding 30S ribosomal protein S10, translating to MSQQARVRLAGTSPEDLDDICADVREIANKTGVELSGPVPLPTKTLEVPSRKSPDGEGTATWEHWEMRVHKRLIDIDADERALRQLMRIQVPNDVSIEIVLED from the coding sequence ATGTCCCAGCAGGCACGCGTTCGGCTCGCGGGTACAAGCCCCGAGGACCTCGACGACATCTGCGCCGACGTGCGGGAAATCGCGAACAAGACCGGTGTCGAACTCTCCGGTCCGGTTCCGCTCCCAACCAAGACGCTTGAGGTTCCCAGCCGCAAGTCCCCCGACGGTGAGGGGACTGCGACGTGGGAACACTGGGAGATGCGCGTCCACAAGCGGCTCATCGATATCGACGCCGACGAACGGGCACTGCGCCAGCTGATGCGCATCCAGGTTCCCAACGACGTCTCCATCGAGATCGTCCTCGAGGACTGA
- the engB gene encoding GTP-binding protein EngB — protein MFESRPDRDAEVVLVGRSNVGKSTLMREITGHTFDTGQRPGVTRSPNHFDWASADFVISDLPGFGYMKGVPEDVREEIKTDVVQYIERNAEHILVGILVVDGKSVIDIIDRHSGPDEIPHDVEMFHFLREVGVEPVVAVNKMDKVDDKDDRLNELCDRLGLHPPWQQWQETIAPISAKRGSTEPLNEAVRHHLHEVQRDDLFQFF, from the coding sequence ATGTTCGAATCACGACCGGACCGGGACGCCGAGGTGGTGCTCGTCGGTCGGTCAAACGTCGGGAAATCGACGTTGATGCGCGAGATAACGGGCCACACGTTCGACACGGGCCAGCGGCCCGGCGTCACGCGTTCGCCCAACCACTTCGACTGGGCCAGCGCCGACTTCGTCATCAGTGACCTCCCCGGCTTCGGGTACATGAAAGGCGTCCCCGAAGACGTCCGCGAGGAAATCAAGACCGACGTGGTCCAGTACATCGAGCGGAACGCCGAACACATTCTCGTCGGTATCCTCGTCGTGGACGGCAAGTCGGTCATCGACATCATCGACCGCCACTCCGGTCCCGACGAGATTCCACACGACGTGGAGATGTTTCACTTCCTTCGGGAGGTCGGCGTCGAACCGGTCGTCGCTGTCAACAAGATGGACAAGGTCGACGACAAAGACGACCGTTTGAACGAACTCTGTGACCGCCTCGGTCTGCACCCGCCGTGGCAGCAGTGGCAGGAAACTATCGCACCGATCAGCGCAAAGCGCGGCTCCACCGAGCCGCTGAACGAGGCCGTCCGACACCACCTCCACGAGGTCCAGCGGGACGATCTGTTTCAGTTCTTTTAA
- a CDS encoding DNRLRE domain-containing protein, translated as MDNSDRLERSATTTRRGLLKAVGAGAGLTTLGTTVSTGQQSDYWTVVALPDTQVYAKEGTPYAKDQTQWIADNADAENIAFVSHEGDVVDHGDDDAEWQYMDAAMSTLDGVVPYATVTGNHDYATLWDRNSAIAKYREYFGSSRYEGRDWFGGAGPTNGDEGRDSLSTYQLFSAGGYDFLHLALEWEPPGTVDDPSTPLGWGQSVLDQYPDRATILTTHSYLRDEPQRRTRQLQEASEIGNTGQTLWEDLVSPNGQIFMVLCGHWHEGTDGSGGEAHQVSTNDDGTSVYELLANYQFRPNGGNGLLRRIEFRPGDGSDAPDRIQVRTYSPSTEEEKTDSDSQFGFDLDFDDRFGSSSKTPEPTATPETPEGPTATFQQRTDGYSGTTDTVIRAANPEASYGTAETLSIDGSDPEGSGSSSQALLRFDGIIGTDGGQIPPGSDVKQATVALETSDEGDGAAVHRLRTEWSADSTWASFDGGIQADGSQAVAEAVTRIGAVETGETSVDVTASVQAWANGAQNAGWVFRPLGSDGWDIQSADSATPPTLTVSYTAGETLAGDADGDGDVDTDDVNRIQRSVTGEDVDMDQDAADIDGDGDVDIGDAVSAQNLAGGDQ; from the coding sequence ATGGACAATAGCGACAGGTTGGAACGGTCGGCCACGACGACCAGACGAGGGCTGCTCAAAGCCGTCGGTGCTGGCGCCGGCCTCACCACGCTGGGAACCACTGTCAGCACCGGCCAGCAGTCAGACTACTGGACGGTCGTCGCACTGCCGGACACGCAGGTGTACGCCAAAGAGGGGACGCCCTACGCCAAGGATCAGACGCAGTGGATCGCCGACAACGCGGACGCGGAGAACATCGCGTTCGTCAGCCACGAAGGCGATGTGGTCGACCACGGCGACGACGACGCGGAGTGGCAGTACATGGATGCGGCCATGTCCACGCTCGACGGAGTGGTCCCATACGCCACCGTGACGGGCAATCACGACTACGCAACACTGTGGGACCGGAATTCCGCTATTGCCAAGTATCGGGAGTACTTCGGCTCGTCGCGGTACGAGGGTCGGGACTGGTTCGGCGGGGCAGGCCCAACAAACGGTGACGAAGGTCGGGATAGCCTCAGTACCTATCAGCTGTTTTCGGCCGGTGGATACGACTTCCTCCATCTCGCCCTGGAGTGGGAACCGCCGGGGACGGTGGACGACCCATCGACCCCACTTGGATGGGGTCAGAGCGTCCTCGACCAGTATCCGGACCGGGCGACGATACTCACGACGCACTCGTATCTCCGCGACGAGCCACAGCGACGAACCCGACAGTTGCAGGAAGCGAGTGAGATCGGTAATACGGGCCAGACCCTCTGGGAAGACCTCGTCTCACCGAACGGCCAGATATTCATGGTTCTCTGTGGCCACTGGCACGAGGGTACGGACGGGAGCGGTGGGGAGGCCCATCAGGTGTCGACAAACGACGACGGCACATCGGTGTACGAGCTGCTTGCGAACTACCAGTTCCGACCCAACGGTGGGAACGGCCTGCTGCGGCGCATCGAGTTCCGTCCCGGAGACGGGTCAGACGCGCCGGATCGAATCCAGGTGCGGACGTACTCACCGAGTACGGAAGAGGAAAAGACCGACAGCGACTCGCAGTTCGGATTCGACCTTGACTTTGACGATCGGTTCGGGTCGTCGTCCAAGACGCCGGAACCAACGGCAACACCCGAGACGCCCGAGGGACCGACGGCGACATTCCAGCAGCGGACCGATGGCTACAGCGGGACGACTGACACGGTGATACGCGCCGCCAATCCAGAGGCGAGCTACGGCACCGCCGAGACACTGTCTATCGACGGCAGCGATCCGGAAGGGTCGGGCAGTAGCAGCCAGGCCCTCCTCCGGTTCGACGGTATCATCGGTACAGACGGCGGGCAGATACCGCCCGGGTCGGACGTAAAACAGGCCACTGTAGCGCTTGAAACATCTGACGAGGGAGATGGCGCAGCGGTCCACCGACTGCGAACGGAGTGGAGCGCCGATTCGACGTGGGCGTCGTTCGACGGTGGCATCCAGGCGGACGGGTCCCAGGCCGTTGCCGAGGCGGTCACACGAATCGGCGCGGTAGAGACAGGTGAAACATCGGTTGATGTGACGGCGAGCGTGCAGGCGTGGGCGAACGGCGCACAGAACGCCGGGTGGGTGTTCCGCCCGCTCGGGAGCGACGGCTGGGATATCCAGAGCGCCGACAGCGCCACCCCACCGACGCTGACTGTCAGCTATACCGCCGGCGAGACCCTGGCCGGCGACGCCGACGGCGATGGTGACGTCGACACTGACGACGTGAACCGGATCCAGCGCTCAGTCACCGGCGAAGATGTCGACATGGACCAGGACGCCGCAGACATCGACGGCGACGGTGATGTCGACATCGGCGATGCTGTTTCCGCCCAGAACTTGGCGGGAGGGGACCAATGA